TGTAACAACGCAACAGAcataattaatttattacattCGTTAGGCTAATggttaaaatatgaaaagtacACGTTGAGGTcaaggggttgtttttttttttttcatctaagcAGTAGTTGCTGTAAGCAGTTGCAGCAACGAGAGAGAATCAGGAAAGAGGAAATTGAATGCCGAGTGGGTTTCCAAGCGGCACGACCGagtttttcagttgtttcaaCGTACGTATtgcatgtaatttttttttttactgcttctCACACAATGAGCAAAAAGTTATCTATCAGCTCAGAGTTCGTAGCAACCAAACTAGTAACTCATTGTCCGATGGTTCCTGATAACGACGAGTCCTTTAATCCGCAGGCTTCTCTGTGAAATAAGGAAGTCGAACAGACCATGGGCGggctcctttttttgtttaagaaaGAGCCAGATTATGAAAAGAGAGAGCTGACTCTGGTATGGAAGAGGGaagatttgagatttttttttttttacaagtgtgATCTATGACAAACCGAAAGTTGGTTGTGCGTTAGAATAGTTTGCTGATCAGCTCAGATGACTGATCGGTAAAGCATCGAATGACTTAAATGCCATTAATTATATTGTTCTTAACAATTTAAAACCTTTTGTGAGTGTGGATTAATACAAAGCACATATTAGAAGCCGGACTGCTGAGATGTAGACAGCTGAGTTTCCCACCCCCTTTTAGTGCTGCTGGCCACAGATTTCTGCTCGTTTTATTCCATGACAATATCTGGTGATCAGCGCCCTCACAAAGGTTTATTGTAATTTCTGTGATATACATCCATGGGGAGCCGCTGCCATGGTAGACTCTATCAGGGAACCTTTTTAATGTGACTTGAACCTGTCTGCTTCGTGAAAGGTCGCAACAAGAATCCATCAAATTGTTTTGCTGTAACAATTGTTACAGCTGTTCCTATTTTAAGAAGATGCAAACGCTTCTTTTTGAACCACAGGACTTAACATAATCTTATGATCAACCCATACAGGAGAACTGCAAGACTGAAGAAATCCTTCTGTCTCTGAAGTATATCCGTCCTGGAAATGGCTTTGAGCCAAAGTTTCAGCTCCTGGATAAAGTGGATGTGAATGGGAAGGATGCTCATCCCCTGTTCGTGTTCCTGAGGGAAAGTCTCCCATACCCCAGTGACGAGCCAGTGGCTCTGATGAACGACCCAAAGTTAATTATATGGAGCCCGGTCTGCAGGAACGACGTGGCCTGGAACTTCGAGAAGTTCCTCGTTGGGCCCGATGGAGTGCCGTTCAAGCGTTACAGCAAGAAGTTCCTCACCAGCGACATCGAGGGAGACATCAAGAAGCTCCTCAATCAGGCAAACTAATGAACCGTCCTGTTGTTCAACCATTCTAGAGCTTCCACTTGCACCAACTTCTCAGCACTTAGCCAGCATGTGTCCCTGAACACATCTAGGGAAACAcctttttgttcactttttttttttttccttctccagcCTTCTCTAGCCTCTTTCGATGGTTTGACACTTTTCCAGACCGCCTGTGCTCTCTCGTACACAATGACTGTGTTCTGTTCTTTTACTATATGAAGGCATCCTCTGAAACCAACCTAGATGTGAGGGGGGTATCTGACGAAATGTAAAAGACTGAACGTCTCAGCTACATTGGGTGCCTGAAAAGCACTGCTGTGGTTTGAAGTATTAAGAGAagcaataaatgttttgttttttttctcaacatctTTCTCTGACTGCCTTCAATTGAATTCTGGTTACATTTTAGATTGTTTACTCAACCCAAGCATAACTTCTGACATCATTAGAAACTCTGACAATTTACggtatttaaattcaaactacATGACAAAGGCTAAACTTAAACAGCGTCCTTGAGCTTGTTTAGAAGTCCTGTTTGAAAATTGCTCTTCTTactttacagacaaaatgaaaaggttattCTGGGTAAAACATACAGCCATAACACATGTAGCAAATCCCAGGTTTGCACACAACGAAAGTGTGATTACTACTGCGCTTTTGTATTGCCCACATATGATTACAGATCATACTTTGTTCTGAAACCAGTCAGAAAAAACAGCATGTAATTAAGGTTTCATCATCTGCAAGATAATTTTgcaatacagaaaaagaaatttagaaatcactgaaatcaaGCCAgctttgatctttttttgtgcattcaATTAGTTCAAACAAACCACTTTGTTGaggcttccagtctttattgtACTTTGAAttcaaatatttctgttaaaaacaaatactgtagataTTGGCAATAAGATAAATATAAGGGACAAGAATTTATACACCTATTTAAAATAGTGTGATTATTTacatctcatttattttttaatttgaatcgCTGTCATGATTTaggggaaagaaaacaagatttgctgcattttgggGCTGAATTGTATTTTCAACCAAGTGTCTAGGATTACAGATGTAAAGCTTCTCTAGTCATAGgcataaataattatttagGGAGTCATCTCTGAACAAAATAATGATGGCAGGACCAACCAGCAATAAGGGGCAATTGGACGCCCCACATGTCAACATGCTGTTATGCAACAAAGTCCAGAGTTTATGCCACAGAACAAGAGCTAGATCCATTATTAATACCAGCCAACTGGTTTCACTAGACCTTTGATACTGAGTATGAGTAAATGTATTCTATTTTATACTCAGTTGATCACATTCAAGACACTTGTTATAACTGTGCTTGGTGTAATTGGGATAATTTTGTCTATAAAGACTACATTATGGTAAAACAAAGAGATTGTTTCTTATATTACCAGAAACAATTCAATTGTATTTTACTTCACAGCCAAGTAGTGTATTAAGATCGCTGCAAGGAAAAACAATTGGCTCAAAATGGCATTAAGTTACTGCTGTCATGCCCCAATCTGATGACAGATGTAGATTGTTCCTCATGACTAGGAGCAAGTTCAAGTTTCATGAATAAAGCACCACTTTTGTACTAGTTTATTTTGCTTCACTCAGTGTGCTTTGAAGATATCAAATAACATAGCCATTTCAATACAGAGCTGCATTAATGTACAAGACTAATAAGGACAAGCCATTGCAGGTGAGCTAGGGGTCCAATCAGGCAGCAATCAAAATATGCttaaaagacacattaaaatgatctGGAAGTGTATGACAGACCATAATGCTTAATGCTAAGGCCAAACCATACAATTCTGTAATGTCTAGATACACCAGAAGCAGGTAGATAAAGTACTCATGGAGAATTCAAAGTGCCTCCTTTTTAGTCAGGTTGCAGGAATCAAAAGGCCGCTTTTGCATCGTgattacaaaaaaggaaaataaaaattgttagCAGGGTAAGACTCCTCTCACAAGTTTTAGAGACAGCAGAGCCCCATGCTGTGcgtcaaataataaaaaatgatggcTGATCAAGAGCAAGGCcgaaaaaaaacagcttctgcCACAACTCATGTCAAGACCCAGatgtttaaaacctttaaacGAGACATCCCCTTTGTGGTTTAGACAACACAGACCCTGCAGGCTGGGAGCACAACCGCAGCAGCAGGATCCCCATCAGTAATCCACTCTACACAGGTGGCATAAGGTCACAGAAATTCTCTCAACAAGCATGGcatgtatttttctctgtgcGCATCACACTGTTAGAGTTTGCATTTGCGTCAGCACAGCAGGATTATTAGAGATAAATCTAGGCAAAATGCCAGTTATCTTGCTAATGTCTCAACAGTTGgtacattttaacataaataacTTGGAAACGCTTTGGTTGAAAGAAGATGtgcattttggctttttttttatatatatttctgaCTGTTGTTGTGGGCAACAGAAACATTTGTTAATCTATGCATTTGAGGGCACTTCTAACATTCTGTTCATCCAGTGAGAGGATCTATATCCATTTATATTACTCTTAGTTCCAGAATAGTAAACTATGTTCAGAAATCAGTAGGCCACCCGCTGCAGTGAGGAAGTCTCTCAGGTCACTCTTCTGACAAGGCTGTTGGCTCTAGTTAACAAAATACaagacaaaaatcaaataaaatacgGGAAAGGTAGGTTAATGACGTTAAGTCTGTGGAGCCCTCTGTCACTAAAGtagctttgtgtgtgcatccaaGTGTCTCTATTTGCTGTATGCATTTCAGTGCGTGTCCCTTCGCGTCAGGGCTCCTCAGTTTGTGTCCATGTGGTCGTCGGCTGCTTCAGGGGCTCCTCCCAGCGAGGCCGAAGGCTGAGGTTTGGAGGGGGTTTCCTCGTCTCTGCGCTGATAGAACAGCACGTAGGCTGCTTTAGTCTGCAAAGGGTGGACAAGGATAGGATTACCCTACAAAAACAGGGACACTTGACACCGAGGACAGAAAGCCGAGAAGGCTGAGGACTTCTCATTCAAGCATTAGTCACTggataaaaaccacaaatactGCATCTCTGAGGGTATACAACTATAGGATCAATAGATTCTTGAACATTTCAGAGTCAAAACTCACCACAATCTGGTCCTCTGAGGCAGATGAGACACTACTGTCATCAAAGTAATACCACTTTCCATCCACTTTATTCTTGCCATAAGCTGTGTCTGTAAGACAGAAGGAAGTGTTAACACACAGCTAATTCAGGCCATTTGTTTACCCAGGAagagataaaggaaaaaaaaaaaaactaaatcagacTAGTTCACTATGAATGgtctgagtaaaaaaaaaaaaaaaaagaaaaacagtcattGAGTCCACAAAGAACAATGATGCTTGAAGCACTTTGCCATATTAGAATTTAATCAATTACAGTCCCCATGGAGACAAAGTTGTGGTTCAGCACCCCATCTGTTGACACGCACCGTGTGCATGTTTGAAGATTCAACAAAACTATGTTGGGACAAGAACTAGTGAGTTCCATCTGACAATAAAAGGGTTTACgttaaaaaaagttattaacaGGTCTTTATGACATTTTGATGTGGAGTGAAATTGACCTGTGCTTTCTGCCCCAGAAGAAAATTAACTGCTATTTAAGCGATTaagaagacagagggaagaggggaaaaatgaacAGTGACTTACAGTGACCCCCTCCCATTCCTCCATAGTGGTTTGACACGGCAATGAGGTCATATATGTAAGGGCTGGCCTTAGGGTCACACACAAACTCGGACATGTTCAGATCCCTGACAAAGAAAATACCATTAATCACAGGGGACTAAAATGGCATTGCCACTACACTGGAACTGAGTTGTAAAACAGACTGagtgtaaacaaaaatatataaacagtaAATTCCTTAAGAGTCACACTTAAATAAAGGACACAGGATATGGGCCTAAGCCATGCTTAGTAAGCATGAGTCAGCCTTTTTAAAGCGAGAATTCAGTAACGTGTTTATCTGTTTCCTGGTTTTCTGGTGGATCAAGTCCCTCAACAGAAGTCAATATGTGCTGCACACACAGTGGTAAGAGTGAGACAAGTAGCTGTTGGGCCACATAATTATGAGGCAACTTCtccattttaaaacaaaggaaagttTGTACTGTGCCAACCAAAGAACATACAGAGTTGAAAGGATACTATTGAAAGCAGTATCAGTTACACAACAACAGATAACAACAGCGAGAACACAGGTCAAATTGTTCTTTGGAGTATGAGGTAAGTTCTcagtacagtaaaataaatatttcctaGTTCAGACCTCCAATAAGTGTCTTCTGTGAGTTTCAGACTACAGCTCCCTCTACTGTAAAAGTCCCACAGATGCTGCAGAATTTCTGAGTTGCTTTTGCACAATCTTCAAATGACAAACATTATGCTCAAAACTAAGTGAAATAATTTGCAACAGCAGCTCATTTTGTCACAAGATGTGaattttttgttcaaatgtatGACTACAAAAGTTGTAACGATACATgcttcatttatgtattttccttTACTGTTCGATGCAGTAAAACACCTTTACATATTGAGAAACCTGTGAATGAACACTTGTTTCTGAGGATGCCATTGAATGACAAGAGTTTGGAGTCCATGCCAACTGTCTCTACCCCTTTGATGATAAGGTAAATGAGAAATCCTGCCTGCATACCTGATGGGAAAGTCCACCACTGTGTCCAGCTTGTCCCTCCAACACCGGTTGTAGGAGAAACGCTTCAGGTGAACTACCAGAATGCGAGGCAGGGACCACAAGTCAAACTTTTTTGTGGCCTGTTGGTGTTTCTTACATGTGGGACAATACCTGCATAAGAAAGATTAGGTTTATATGACAatggtggtttaaaaaaaaaaaaaaaaaaaaaggtgtttgagACTGAATTAGGCTGTAGTTGTAAACCCTTACCATGGATCGTGTTCTCCAAGTGTCTCCATGGTTGTAAAGAGCTCAATGCACTCCCTCAGAGCCACAgtggctttctttttttggggttGGAGCATGCTCTCGTGCTTCTCATAGGCCTGCACGCAATATTTACACAAGTATAAATAGACTGGTTGCATATTCTGTGACAGATCTGCCTGATGAATATTAACCCACTGACCTCTGCTTCCTGTTCATCATAACACAGTTTCTTTGACTCTGTGTCCCAGTCAATTGCCACTGTGGAATGTGCTGCAGAGGAAGGAGGTGGGAGAAGCTGTGTCAATGCGAAGTGGCTATGAAAAGTAAAACTATGGATGCAATCGTAAGTttacaaaattaacactgacgATTAAGTTTTAGGACATTTCCATCACAAGGCAGTGGGCTGATGTTGGCTGTTCCGTAAGAGTTGACTATGCTGAAAGTGAAGAGCTTGGCTGGCGAACAACACAGCTTGGCTGTCTCTCCTTTAGACCCATTTTCCAAGTCAGaggtctcctcttcctcctcctcggaCTGGCCATTCTCCGGCTCTGGGCTCACCTGGTGGTCCATAGCCTCCTCTTCACCTGAACAAACAACTCGAAATCTCatcacttttgatttttatttcatggctAAATTTTGTAGTATTCTTGGTTAacatcaatataaaaaaagtatTCTGAAGGATAATGGCTTTCTGATGAGTGTTTTCCTTTACATTACTTTAAATTTGGTGACAGATAACCATCAGATAATTACCATCATATAGCCCATTAGTTGCATTGCAGGTCCCTGAGTGGTTGCTGCCGTTACTAGAGCTGGCACTGCAGGAGGCTCCGTCTGATAAGGGGCTGCCACAGCCACCCAGGCCCGCATTGAGACTAGACGATGTGGAACATTCAGGAGCCTGGCTGCAGCTGGCAAAGGTGGCTGAGGCTGAGGCCCTGCTTTCACTGCTGGGGCTCTGGGAGTGTTTTACATAGCGTCTACATGGGGGGACAAGCAAAGATTATTTAACAAGGCAGCAGCCTAAACCAAAGATGGGATAATTCACTAATACACACGGTCACTATACTGTAATGTGGTGTCATTCCTTGTTACCCGCAAAGTAGGTTCTTACCCAATCCTCTCAAGGATCTTGTCATATAGAACATCTGCTATGAGGTTGTGTCTGGGCACAGTGATGAGTAAAGGCTGGCCAAATAGCATGGTGCTTGTGGAGCTTCCAGCATGCTTGGAGTGGCGCTCCCTGAAATATACAGGCAGGTTCATCCTctcactgtcctcctcctgtACCTCATACCTGCAAAGAGCATTAACACATACATTACGCACACATATTAACAGTTAGTCACCGGGGTGACTAACTCCAGACATCTCATCTTTTGGTCAACAACAAGACTTACACAAAGATGTCATCTTTTTCCATGATTTGGTTGAGGCCATCATCCCGTCTATAAATTTTATGGAACCTGTGATTGTAAACATCCGCCACCACCATCTAGAAGGATGAGTGAATTGTAAAGTTAGCACTAACTATTTCCATTTCAacctaaaacaaacaacaacaaaaaagtcgAGCTGGGAGTGTAAAGAACCCTTCACTTCATTCTGTTGGTGTAAAAGAAATAAGTTCTAACATTTTCTGGAGGGATTCCACAGAGTTTGGACAAGGCGCTGCACAGGTCTGTCACTGTACCCAGTTTGGGGACCACCACTCGATActgccaaacaaacaaaaaaaattatcatgATCACTGTCAGTCACTTTGTTAAATGCTTGAGCTTTTAGTAATCCAAGAATtgtaagtacaaaaaaaactatttttaaaaactagaGTGCTAGCATTAGTTAGTTGGTATTAATTAGTATTAGTTTAACTGCAGTTGTTCAAGTCTAGAGCCAAAACCCTGGATCATAATTCCAACTCACCTGTGTGGGTCTAGACTGGGGGTCGGATCGCACCAGGAAAACCTCCATGGTACGGTCCTTTTTCATGGGCAGAGGCAGTGTGAGGTAGCAGAACGGGTCAAAGGTGACAGACACCTTGGAGCACTCCGGGCACACCAAAGTGGATTTGAAGAGGCCGTGGAAAATATCAACTATAATAGAATCATTGCGCAAGCGGTGGTTTGTCCAGGCTTCCTTGGCAACAATCTGTAATTGCACAGCCAACAGAGAAAAACTTTCATTAGATaccattttaaaaactcaaaagatGAGGCTAGTGTACAACTTGATACTGTAAAGAAATTCTTCAAACCTTTTTGTTCTTATGTTACTataaaacagtgtaaaacaaaGCACACAATGTGGAGCTTCAAAAAAAATTCCTATGCCATGTCCGGCTGTTACAGACTAGCAGTCCTTGGAGCTCAGACAATCTCTCGATTTCATTTTCCTAAATCAAAACACTACAAAGCCAGGATTGCCTTGAATATCGATATTTAAGTGGTATCATATTCCGGCAGACTGAGcctttaaattaagtttttatttaccttttttggATACAAAATGCTCCTGAAAAAGTATACCACAAAAAGTCCACGGTTTGAAAATCAGTATCATGCGAGTATCGGGTTTGCGCTATACCTCATCTGGACGGCCCTCTGCATCCCTCAGGGCCAGATAAGGCTTCTTCTTGACACGGTTCAGATCTTCATGGAGCCCGTCCAGCAAAAAGGCCAACAGCTCCTGCGAGTCCTGCTGCTGGTAGCCTGAAAACTGGGGGGCAAAGCGTCCGACCTGGGTCTGAAAATTTAAAGGTTAATTTTATTAACTTTGTCTACCGCTTTAAGATTATGACTGGATATTTCTCAGTCAGTATACAGTCACTTGAGATAGGCTTATCTGACACAACTCACTTTGAAGGTACGTGGGGCCACATAGCTGCTGCGGCTCAGCCACATCTGCTTTACTAGATCAGCATAGGCTTCAGCTATCTCACCCCTCATTCCCAGGGGATTCTCTCGGTTAATCTCTGCCTCATACTGGTCATTGAGGAAGTACTCTGTGAGAGGAGATGCATTGCTCAGGCactggaggaagagaagagaaaagtgtGGATTATGTGAACATAATACCCAAAAACATGATAGCTGTCTCTGTCTGAATCGAATTGTAGCATTGTGTT
This genomic interval from Xiphias gladius isolate SHS-SW01 ecotype Sanya breed wild chromosome 21, ASM1685928v1, whole genome shotgun sequence contains the following:
- the gpx1b gene encoding glutathione peroxidase 1b isoform X2; amino-acid sequence: MNELHQRYSSKGLVILGVPCNQFGHQENCKTEEILLSLKYIRPGNGFEPKFQLLDKVDVNGKDAHPLFVFLRESLPYPSDEPVALMNDPKLIIWSPVCRNDVAWNFEKFLVGPDGVPFKRYSKKFLTSDIEGDIKKLLNQAN
- the gpx1b gene encoding glutathione peroxidase 1b isoform X1; its protein translation is MASKFYDLTAKLLTGEPFSFSSLQGKVVLIENVASLUGTTTRDYTQMNELHQRYSSKGLVILGVPCNQFGHQENCKTEEILLSLKYIRPGNGFEPKFQLLDKVDVNGKDAHPLFVFLRESLPYPSDEPVALMNDPKLIIWSPVCRNDVAWNFEKFLVGPDGVPFKRYSKKFLTSDIEGDIKKLLNQAN
- the usp4 gene encoding ubiquitin carboxyl-terminal hydrolase 4; this translates as MMAEGGGPESGGAADSDSEPVAAQMPTPSTESQKQTIGSLLKTTLRKGDEWYLIDSRWFKQWKKYVGFDSWDMYNVGERSLYPGPIDNSGLFSDQETQALKEHLIDELDYVLVPTEAWNKLVSWYGCLEGQRPIVRKVVEHGMFVKHCKVEVYLLELNLCENDNMDNVVTRHFSKADTIDTIEKEMRTLFNIPSEKETRLWNKYMSNTYEQLNKPDSTVQDAGLFQGQVLVIERKNEDGTWPRQASHPKSSTTPSRNFTTSPKLSSNSSASISSTVANGDSSCSPGYTLNNSTSSGNRLGGYNSYSSSYNYRESQSQPGLCGLSNLGNTCFMNSALQCLSNASPLTEYFLNDQYEAEINRENPLGMRGEIAEAYADLVKQMWLSRSSYVAPRTFKTQVGRFAPQFSGYQQQDSQELLAFLLDGLHEDLNRVKKKPYLALRDAEGRPDEIVAKEAWTNHRLRNDSIIVDIFHGLFKSTLVCPECSKVSVTFDPFCYLTLPLPMKKDRTMEVFLVRSDPQSRPTQYRVVVPKLGTVTDLCSALSKLCGIPPENMVVADVYNHRFHKIYRRDDGLNQIMEKDDIFVYEVQEEDSERMNLPVYFRERHSKHAGSSTSTMLFGQPLLITVPRHNLIADVLYDKILERIGRYVKHSQSPSSESRASASATFASCSQAPECSTSSSLNAGLGGCGSPLSDGASCSASSSNGSNHSGTCNATNGLYDGEEEAMDHQVSPEPENGQSEEEEEETSDLENGSKGETAKLCCSPAKLFTFSIVNSYGTANISPLPCDGNVLKLNPHSTVAIDWDTESKKLCYDEQEAEAYEKHESMLQPQKKKATVALRECIELFTTMETLGEHDPWYCPTCKKHQQATKKFDLWSLPRILVVHLKRFSYNRCWRDKLDTVVDFPIRDLNMSEFVCDPKASPYIYDLIAVSNHYGGMGGGHYTAYGKNKVDGKWYYFDDSSVSSASEDQIVTKAAYVLFYQRRDEETPSKPQPSASLGGAPEAADDHMDTN